The genomic interval AAGAGCGATCAGGCGACCCATGTCTTCGCAGTGGAGGACGGCGCACAGGCACTGGACTTTCTCTTCGCCCAGGGAGATTATGCGCAGCGTGCGGGCGAGGCGGCCCCCCGTTTGGTGCTCCTGGACCTGATGGTCCCGAAGGTGAACGGCCTGGAAGTTCTGCGCCAAATCCGCGCGAACGACGAAACGAAGACAATTCCCGTCGTAATGCTGACCTCGTCACAGGAAGACCGGGACATCGCTGACAGCTACGAAGGTGGCGTCAACAGCTACA from Vicinamibacteria bacterium carries:
- a CDS encoding response regulator, whose translation is KSDQATHVFAVEDGAQALDFLFAQGDYAQRAGEAAPRLVLLDLMVPKVNGLEVLRQIRANDETKTIPVVMLTSSQEDRDIADSYEGGVNSYMVKPLDFEEFVRCIATIHEYWLRCNRLPR